A single region of the Streptomyces vilmorinianum genome encodes:
- a CDS encoding ABC transporter permease, protein MKKFDKERLLLGIAAPLLAIVAAFLITALVLAATGKEPFSAFGIMFDYGVKSDSQVYIINKATTYYLAGIAVAIGFRMNLFNIGVDGQYRLAAFFAAAVGGALTLPGIVQIPLIIITAMIVGAMWAGIAGVLKTTRGVSEVVSTIMLNFIATAIIGYLLQPGRLGHLDAAGTKVATTPLPESSHFFEFPTTPTPVYGFVVIAVIAGVAYWFTLSRTRFGFDLRTVGQSDTAAAASGVNVKKMVVTSMLISGGMAGLIGMPTLLNDSYEFGGDFPVGIGFTGIAIALLGRNHPVGIALAAILWGFLERGSQKLEFEDYDKEIVGVMQGVIVLCVVIAYEVVRRYGLKRQQRQVGEKLAAQARSHDTTEVSA, encoded by the coding sequence ATGAAGAAGTTCGACAAGGAGCGGCTGCTCCTGGGCATCGCGGCCCCGCTGCTCGCGATCGTCGCCGCCTTCCTGATCACCGCCCTGGTGCTCGCGGCCACCGGCAAGGAGCCGTTCAGCGCCTTCGGGATCATGTTCGACTACGGCGTGAAGTCGGACAGCCAGGTCTACATCATCAACAAGGCGACGACGTACTACCTGGCGGGCATCGCGGTGGCCATCGGCTTCCGCATGAACCTGTTCAACATCGGTGTCGACGGCCAGTACCGTCTCGCGGCCTTCTTCGCCGCCGCCGTCGGTGGCGCGCTGACCCTGCCGGGCATCGTCCAGATCCCGCTGATCATCATCACCGCGATGATCGTCGGCGCCATGTGGGCGGGCATCGCCGGTGTCCTCAAGACCACCCGGGGTGTCAGCGAGGTCGTCTCCACGATCATGCTGAACTTCATCGCGACCGCGATCATCGGCTACCTCCTCCAGCCCGGCCGCCTCGGCCACCTGGACGCGGCCGGCACCAAGGTCGCCACGACCCCGCTGCCGGAGTCCTCGCACTTCTTCGAGTTCCCGACCACGCCGACCCCGGTCTACGGCTTCGTCGTGATCGCGGTCATCGCGGGCGTCGCGTACTGGTTCACGCTGTCGCGCACCCGCTTCGGCTTCGACCTGCGCACCGTCGGCCAGTCCGACACGGCCGCCGCCGCCAGCGGTGTCAACGTCAAGAAGATGGTCGTCACCTCCATGCTGATCTCCGGCGGCATGGCCGGTCTGATCGGTATGCCGACGCTGCTCAACGACTCGTACGAGTTCGGCGGCGACTTCCCCGTCGGCATCGGCTTCACCGGTATCGCCATCGCGCTGCTGGGCCGCAACCACCCGGTCGGCATCGCGCTCGCCGCGATCCTCTGGGGCTTCCTTGAGCGCGGCTCCCAGAAGCTCGAGTTCGAGGACTACGACAAGGAGATCGTCGGCGTCATGCAGGGCGTCATCGTCCTCTGCGTCGTCATCGCCTACGAGGTCGTGCGCCGCTACGGCCTCAAGCGCCAGCAGCGCCAGGTCGGCGAGAAGCTCGCCGCCCAGGCCCGTTCCCACGACACGACGGAGGTGTCGGCGTGA
- a CDS encoding ABC transporter ATP-binding protein, with protein MKASSPSSPNAVELRGITKRFPGVVANHDIDITVRRGTVHALVGENGAGKSTLMKILYGMQKPDEGTITVDGEQVTFHDPGDAIARGVGMVHQHFMLADNLTVLENVVLGSEKLYGIGDKARAKIKEISDAYGLGIRPNALMEDLGVADRQRVEILKVLYRGARTLILDEPTAVLVPQEVDALFDNLRELKAEGLTVIFISHKLGEVLSVADEITVIRRGTTVGTADPKHTTTKQLAELMVGAELPSPETRESTVTDVPMLTVRDLSLSAVDPDGVVRAVLDGIGFTIHKGEVLGIAGVEGNGQSELVDTIMGMRHADRGVVTLDGDDISTAPTRKRREEGIGCIPEDRHRHGLLLEAPLWENRILGHVTERPNSKGAVLDLKAARKDTERIVREYDVRTPGIEVTAASLSGGNQQKLIVGREMSHNPKLLIAAHPTRGVDVGAQAQIWDQIRAARREGLAVLLISADLDELIGLSDTLRVMYRGRLVADADPATITPEELGSAMTGAAAGHLEHEESPEGTDGPEDEAR; from the coding sequence ATCAAAGCCTCCAGCCCCAGTAGTCCGAACGCCGTAGAACTCCGCGGCATCACCAAGCGTTTCCCCGGCGTCGTGGCCAACCACGACATCGACATCACCGTGCGCCGCGGCACCGTGCACGCCCTCGTGGGCGAGAACGGCGCGGGCAAGTCGACCCTGATGAAGATCCTCTACGGCATGCAGAAGCCGGACGAGGGCACCATCACGGTCGACGGCGAGCAGGTGACGTTCCACGACCCCGGCGATGCCATCGCCCGCGGCGTCGGCATGGTGCACCAGCACTTCATGCTCGCGGACAACCTCACCGTCCTCGAGAACGTCGTCCTCGGCTCCGAGAAGCTGTACGGAATCGGTGACAAGGCCCGCGCCAAGATCAAGGAGATCTCCGACGCGTACGGCCTCGGCATCCGCCCGAACGCCCTCATGGAGGACCTCGGTGTGGCCGACCGCCAGCGCGTGGAGATCCTCAAGGTCCTCTACCGCGGCGCCCGCACCCTGATCCTCGACGAGCCGACCGCCGTGCTCGTCCCGCAGGAGGTCGACGCGCTCTTCGACAACCTGCGCGAGCTCAAGGCCGAGGGCCTCACCGTCATCTTCATCTCGCACAAGCTGGGCGAGGTCCTGTCGGTCGCCGACGAGATCACCGTGATCAGGCGCGGCACCACGGTCGGCACCGCCGACCCGAAGCACACCACCACCAAGCAGCTCGCCGAGCTGATGGTCGGCGCCGAGCTGCCCTCCCCGGAGACCCGCGAGTCGACGGTGACGGACGTGCCGATGCTGACCGTCCGGGACCTGTCCCTGAGCGCCGTCGACCCCGACGGCGTGGTCCGCGCGGTCCTCGACGGCATCGGCTTCACCATCCACAAGGGTGAGGTGCTCGGCATCGCCGGTGTCGAGGGCAACGGCCAGTCCGAGCTCGTCGACACGATCATGGGCATGCGCCACGCCGACCGCGGTGTGGTGACCCTGGACGGCGACGACATCTCCACCGCGCCGACGCGCAAGCGGCGCGAGGAGGGCATCGGCTGCATCCCCGAGGACCGCCACCGGCACGGGCTGCTCCTGGAGGCCCCCCTCTGGGAGAACCGCATCCTCGGCCACGTCACCGAGAGGCCGAACTCCAAGGGCGCGGTCCTGGACCTCAAGGCCGCCCGCAAGGACACCGAGCGGATCGTGCGCGAGTACGACGTCCGCACCCCCGGCATCGAGGTCACCGCGGCCTCCCTCTCCGGCGGCAACCAGCAGAAGCTGATCGTCGGCCGCGAGATGAGCCACAACCCCAAGCTGCTGATCGCCGCGCACCCCACCCGTGGCGTGGACGTCGGCGCGCAGGCCCAGATCTGGGACCAGATCCGGGCGGCGCGGCGCGAGGGCCTGGCGGTGCTGCTGATCTCCGCCGACCTCGACGAGCTGATCGGTCTCTCCGACACCCTGCGCGTGATGTACCGCGGCCGGCTGGTCGCGGACGCCGACCCGGCGACCATCACCCCGGAGGAGCTCGGCTCGGCCATGACCGGTGCCGCCGCCGGCCACCTTGAGCACGAAGAAAGCCCTGAGGGCACCGACGGCCCGGAGGACGAGGCCCGATGA
- a CDS encoding BMP family lipoprotein, translating to MRRVSKIVSASIATAALALTATACGESSTEDSGSDKGAVKVGMAYDVGGRGDNSFNDSAARGLDKAKADLGVETKELTAKTGETPADREQRLASLAEGGFNPVIGVGFAYKDAIDKVAAKYPNVTFGLVDSVSEAKNVDSIVFTEEQGSYLAGVAAALKSKDGQIGFIGGVDIPLIKKFAAGFQQGVKDTKPNASVQIQYLSTGTDMSGFGAPDKGKAAAKGMLDKGIDVIYAAAGGSGAGAIEAVAAKPGTWAIGVDSDQAKDPALSKYAGSILTSVVKNVDTGVFELVKSVQDGKPMTGTHTYSLAEDGVSLTTTGGHLQDIQAQIDAAKKKIVDGQIKVNTTL from the coding sequence TTGCGCCGGGTATCCAAGATCGTTTCCGCGTCCATCGCGACCGCGGCCCTCGCTCTCACCGCCACCGCCTGCGGCGAGTCCTCCACCGAGGACTCCGGCTCCGACAAGGGCGCCGTCAAGGTCGGTATGGCCTACGACGTCGGCGGCCGTGGCGACAACTCCTTCAACGACTCCGCCGCGCGCGGTCTCGACAAGGCCAAGGCCGACCTCGGTGTCGAGACCAAGGAGCTCACCGCCAAGACCGGTGAGACCCCGGCCGACCGTGAGCAGCGCCTGGCGTCCCTCGCCGAGGGCGGCTTCAACCCCGTCATCGGTGTCGGCTTCGCCTACAAGGACGCGATCGACAAGGTCGCGGCCAAGTACCCGAACGTCACCTTCGGCCTGGTCGACTCGGTCTCCGAGGCGAAGAACGTCGACTCGATCGTCTTCACCGAGGAGCAGGGCTCCTACCTCGCCGGTGTCGCGGCCGCGCTGAAGTCCAAGGACGGCCAGATCGGCTTCATCGGCGGCGTCGACATCCCGCTGATCAAGAAGTTCGCCGCGGGCTTCCAGCAGGGTGTCAAGGACACCAAGCCGAACGCCTCGGTCCAGATCCAGTACCTGTCCACCGGTACGGACATGTCCGGCTTCGGCGCCCCCGACAAGGGCAAGGCCGCCGCCAAGGGCATGCTCGACAAGGGCATCGACGTCATCTACGCCGCCGCGGGCGGCTCGGGCGCCGGCGCCATCGAGGCCGTCGCCGCCAAGCCGGGCACCTGGGCGATCGGCGTCGACTCGGACCAGGCCAAGGACCCGGCGCTGTCCAAGTACGCCGGCTCGATCCTGACCTCGGTCGTCAAGAACGTCGACACCGGTGTCTTCGAGCTCGTCAAGTCCGTCCAGGACGGCAAGCCGATGACCGGCACGCACACCTACTCGCTGGCCGAGGACGGTGTCTCCCTCACCACCACGGGTGGCCACCTCCAGGACATCCAGGCCCAGATCGACGCGGCCAAGAAGAAGATCGTCGACGGTCAGATCAAGGTCAACACGACCCTCTGA
- a CDS encoding amidohydrolase, translating into MNHLKSREPGSVVLPGTVSATLRAELIAFRRDLHMHPELGNQEIRTTAALKARLEAAGLAPKVLATGTGLVCDIGTSEGARSSDKGGGGRRVGRVRPMLAIRADIDALPIPDVKTVAYRSTVPNRAHACGHDVHTTTVLGAGLVLAELDRQGLLPNAVRLIFQPAEEVLPGGATDAIESGVLDGVGRIIAVHCDPKVDAGRIGLRPGPITSACDRLEVTLDGPGGHTARPHLTTDLVTAAARIATDVPALLARRVDARSGLAVTWGRIEAGHACNVIPQHAELSGTVRCLDLPGWRDAPDLVHAAIDEIATLHRAKSTINYVRGVPPVVNDPVITELLRDAMTARRGPYAIEDTEQSLGGEDFSWYLEHVPGAMARLGVRTPGDPTRRDLHCGDFDVDEDAIEVGVELFTAAALLGGRG; encoded by the coding sequence GTGAACCACTTGAAGTCCCGTGAGCCCGGCTCCGTCGTTCTGCCCGGAACGGTGTCCGCAACGCTGCGCGCCGAACTGATCGCCTTCCGCCGCGACTTGCACATGCACCCCGAGCTCGGCAACCAGGAGATCCGCACCACCGCGGCCCTCAAGGCCCGCCTGGAGGCGGCCGGACTGGCGCCGAAGGTCCTCGCGACGGGCACGGGGCTCGTGTGCGACATCGGCACTTCGGAAGGGGCGCGAAGCTCGGACAAGGGTGGCGGCGGGCGACGGGTGGGCCGGGTACGCCCCATGCTGGCGATCCGCGCCGACATCGACGCGCTGCCCATCCCGGACGTCAAGACCGTCGCGTACCGCTCCACCGTGCCCAACCGGGCCCACGCGTGCGGCCACGACGTCCACACCACCACCGTCCTCGGCGCCGGGCTCGTCCTCGCCGAGCTCGACCGGCAGGGTCTGCTGCCGAACGCCGTGCGGCTGATCTTCCAGCCCGCCGAGGAGGTGCTGCCCGGCGGCGCCACCGACGCCATCGAGTCCGGTGTCCTGGACGGGGTCGGCCGGATCATCGCCGTGCACTGCGACCCGAAGGTGGACGCCGGCCGGATCGGGCTGCGCCCGGGCCCCATCACCTCCGCCTGCGACCGCCTCGAGGTCACGCTCGACGGCCCGGGCGGCCACACGGCCCGCCCGCACCTGACCACCGACCTGGTCACCGCCGCGGCCCGGATCGCCACCGACGTCCCGGCCCTGCTGGCCCGCCGGGTGGACGCCCGCTCGGGTCTCGCGGTCACCTGGGGCCGTATCGAGGCCGGCCACGCGTGCAACGTGATCCCGCAGCACGCCGAGCTCTCCGGCACCGTCCGCTGCCTCGACCTCCCGGGCTGGCGGGACGCGCCGGACCTGGTGCACGCGGCGATCGACGAGATCGCCACCCTCCACCGCGCGAAGTCGACCATCAACTACGTCCGCGGTGTCCCCCCGGTCGTCAACGACCCGGTGATCACCGAGCTGCTCCGTGACGCGATGACGGCCCGCCGCGGACCGTACGCGATCGAGGACACCGAGCAGAGCCTGGGCGGCGAGGACTTCTCCTGGTACCTGGAGCACGTCCCGGGCGCCATGGCCCGCCTCGGCGTGCGCACTCCGGGTGACCCCACGCGCCGAGACCTGCACTGCGGGGACTTCGACGTCGACGAGGACGCGATCGAGGTCGGCGTGGAGCTGTTCACGGCCGCCGCCCTGCTGGGCGGACGGGGCTGA
- a CDS encoding N-acetylneuraminate synthase family protein: MNTRTRTFGSKTAGPGQPVYVTGEIGINHNGELDNALALIDVAADAGCDAVKFQKRTPEICTPRDQWDIERDTPWGRMTYIDYRHRVEFGEDEYRAIDEHCKKRGIDWFASPWDTEAVAFLEKFDVPAHKVASASLTDDELLRALRATGRTVILSTGMSTPKQIRHAVEVLGSDNILLCHATSTYPAKAEELNLRVIDTLKEEYPNVPIGYSGHETGLQTTLAAVALGATFVERHITLDRAMWGSDQAASVEPQGLQRLVRDIRTIETALGDGVKKVYESELGPMKKLRRVQGLVAA; the protein is encoded by the coding sequence ATGAACACGCGCACGCGCACCTTCGGCAGCAAGACCGCCGGCCCGGGACAGCCCGTATACGTCACCGGTGAGATCGGCATCAACCACAACGGCGAGCTCGACAACGCCCTCGCGCTCATCGACGTCGCCGCCGACGCCGGCTGCGACGCCGTGAAGTTCCAGAAGCGGACCCCCGAGATCTGCACCCCGCGCGACCAGTGGGACATCGAGCGCGACACCCCCTGGGGCCGGATGACGTACATCGACTACCGCCACCGTGTGGAGTTCGGCGAGGACGAGTACCGCGCCATCGACGAGCACTGCAAGAAGCGCGGCATCGACTGGTTCGCCTCCCCGTGGGACACCGAGGCCGTCGCGTTCCTGGAGAAGTTCGACGTCCCGGCCCACAAGGTCGCCTCCGCCTCCCTCACGGACGACGAGCTGCTGCGCGCCCTGCGCGCCACCGGCCGCACGGTCATCCTCTCCACCGGCATGTCCACCCCGAAGCAGATCCGCCACGCGGTCGAGGTCCTCGGCTCGGACAACATCCTGCTCTGCCACGCGACCTCGACCTACCCGGCCAAGGCCGAGGAGCTCAACCTCCGCGTGATCGACACGCTGAAGGAGGAGTACCCGAACGTCCCGATCGGCTACTCCGGCCACGAGACCGGCCTGCAGACCACGCTGGCCGCCGTCGCCCTCGGCGCCACCTTCGTCGAGCGCCACATCACCCTCGACCGCGCGATGTGGGGCTCCGACCAGGCCGCCTCCGTCGAGCCGCAGGGCCTGCAGCGCCTGGTCCGCGACATCCGCACCATCGAGACCGCGCTCGGCGACGGCGTCAAGAAGGTGTACGAGTCCGAGCTCGGCCCCATGAAGAAGCTCCGCCGGGTCCAGGGGCTCGTCGCCGCATGA
- a CDS encoding N-acylneuraminate cytidylyltransferase — MTTTVLAVIPARGGSKGVPAKNLAPVAGVPLVSRAIRACLGARLVTDVVVSTDDAAIAAEARSAGAEAIHRPASIAGDTATSESAVLHAMDAFEATSGRRVDVVLLVQCTSPFLTPEEVNGTVEKITTGGADTAFTAAPTHGFLWREAAPAPAGRPEPASDGAQLTAEPTAAEPTAEVTAAEVTATEPTATEPTAEVSAAEPTATDAGTPTVPAAGAYGVNHDKAHRPRRQDREAEYLETGAAYAMAAEGFRTHRHRFFGRTALVVTDPARVLEIDDPHDLARARALAPLLDTPMTPGLDDIDAVVLDFDGTQTDDRVHLDAEGREFVSAHRGDGLGIAALRRAGLPVLILSTEQNAVVAARARKLNIPVLHGIDRKDLALKQWCEEQGIDPQRVLYAGNDVNDLPCFHLVGWPVAVASAHDSVRAAARAVTLTPGGSGAVREIAAWLLGPELHTPNA; from the coding sequence ATGACCACGACCGTGCTGGCCGTCATCCCGGCGAGGGGCGGCTCCAAGGGCGTCCCCGCCAAGAACCTCGCCCCGGTGGCGGGTGTCCCGCTGGTCTCCCGCGCGATCCGCGCCTGCCTCGGCGCCCGGCTGGTCACCGACGTCGTCGTCTCCACGGACGACGCGGCGATCGCGGCGGAGGCCCGGTCGGCCGGCGCGGAGGCGATCCACCGCCCGGCGTCGATCGCGGGCGACACGGCGACCAGCGAGTCGGCGGTCCTGCACGCGATGGACGCCTTCGAGGCCACGAGCGGCCGCCGCGTGGACGTGGTCCTCCTGGTCCAGTGCACGAGCCCCTTCCTCACGCCGGAGGAGGTGAACGGCACCGTCGAGAAGATCACCACCGGTGGCGCCGACACCGCCTTCACGGCGGCCCCGACCCACGGCTTCCTGTGGCGCGAGGCCGCGCCCGCGCCCGCGGGGCGCCCGGAGCCCGCCTCCGACGGCGCGCAGCTCACCGCCGAGCCGACCGCCGCCGAGCCGACCGCCGAGGTGACCGCCGCCGAGGTGACCGCCACCGAGCCGACCGCCACCGAGCCGACCGCCGAGGTGAGCGCCGCCGAGCCGACCGCCACGGACGCGGGAACGCCGACCGTGCCCGCCGCCGGGGCGTACGGCGTCAACCACGACAAGGCCCACCGCCCCCGCCGCCAGGACCGGGAGGCCGAGTACCTGGAGACCGGCGCCGCCTACGCGATGGCCGCCGAGGGCTTCCGTACCCACCGGCACCGCTTCTTCGGACGCACCGCCCTCGTCGTCACCGACCCCGCCCGGGTCCTGGAGATCGACGACCCGCACGACCTCGCCCGCGCCCGCGCGCTCGCACCGCTGCTCGACACCCCCATGACGCCCGGTCTCGACGACATCGACGCCGTGGTTCTCGACTTCGACGGCACCCAGACCGACGACCGGGTCCATCTCGACGCCGAGGGACGCGAGTTCGTCTCCGCGCACCGCGGCGACGGCCTCGGCATCGCCGCCCTGCGCCGCGCCGGACTGCCGGTCCTGATCCTCTCCACCGAGCAGAACGCCGTCGTCGCCGCCCGCGCCCGCAAGCTGAACATCCCCGTCCTGCACGGCATCGACCGCAAGGACCTCGCCCTCAAGCAGTGGTGCGAGGAGCAGGGGATCGACCCCCAGCGCGTGCTCTACGCCGGCAACGACGTCAACGACCTCCCGTGCTTCCACCTCGTCGGCTGGCCCGTCGCGGTGGCGAGCGCCCACGACTCCGTACGGGCCGCCGCCCGCGCGGTGACCCTCACCCCCGGTGGTTCCGGTGCTGTCCGCGAGATCGCGGCCTGGCTTCTCGGACCCGAGCTCCACACCCCCAACGCGTAA
- a CDS encoding DUF6716 putative glycosyltransferase → MPASTKEAVRVAVLADSDTRWKWGALTARRIAAAEPTGFVLRGRATPTARQLAETGASQLPPREVTGAEFLREVRDAAARGEGYDVVVLALVGGTVRAVLEGIAELALERRPVVVTGYVGVVYEKLADGLLLRHGADVVLANSRHDAERFRAVYEGVGADAASVVEAALPFLGGAPYAPEAGRDTLVFAAQPSVPVTRADRTYLLRRLVEHARLHPGREVLLKLRSKPGEHTTHLEELPYQKLVRDLDTPPNFRLVYGHMGEVLDRTDLLVTVSSTAALEALHRRIPTAILTDLGVREVLGNHHFIGSGLLTSFDRLDADVRPEPDKEWLDRQGVAPEGSYETAFDAARARVAALLAGPALPPITPYYTAETAPGYLPGILARHRLDVTAPEPRDSGLRRIVREAARGAYRHGVQRVAPVIRRLGEL, encoded by the coding sequence GTGCCAGCAAGTACCAAAGAAGCGGTACGCGTCGCCGTACTCGCCGACTCCGACACCCGGTGGAAATGGGGCGCGCTCACCGCACGCCGTATCGCGGCCGCCGAGCCCACCGGCTTCGTCCTCCGGGGCCGGGCCACGCCGACCGCGCGCCAGCTCGCCGAGACCGGGGCCTCCCAACTCCCCCCGCGCGAGGTGACGGGCGCGGAGTTCCTCCGTGAGGTACGGGACGCCGCGGCCCGCGGGGAGGGCTACGACGTCGTCGTGCTCGCCCTCGTCGGTGGCACGGTCCGGGCCGTCCTGGAGGGAATCGCCGAACTGGCCCTGGAACGCCGCCCGGTGGTCGTCACCGGCTACGTCGGGGTCGTCTACGAGAAGCTCGCCGACGGGCTGCTGCTGCGCCACGGCGCGGACGTCGTCCTCGCCAACTCCCGCCACGACGCGGAGCGTTTCCGCGCCGTGTACGAGGGAGTGGGCGCCGACGCCGCCTCGGTGGTGGAGGCCGCGCTGCCGTTCCTCGGCGGCGCGCCCTACGCTCCCGAGGCCGGCCGGGACACCCTCGTCTTCGCCGCCCAGCCGTCCGTGCCGGTCACCCGGGCCGACCGTACGTACCTGCTCCGCAGGCTCGTCGAGCACGCCCGGCTGCACCCGGGGCGGGAGGTGCTGCTCAAGCTCCGCTCCAAGCCGGGCGAGCACACGACGCACCTGGAGGAGCTGCCGTACCAGAAGCTCGTACGCGATCTGGACACCCCGCCCAACTTCCGCCTGGTCTACGGGCACATGGGCGAGGTCCTGGACCGCACCGACCTGCTGGTCACGGTCTCCTCGACGGCCGCCCTCGAAGCGCTGCACCGGCGCATCCCCACGGCGATCCTCACCGACCTGGGTGTGCGCGAGGTCCTCGGCAACCACCACTTCATCGGCTCGGGGCTGCTGACCTCCTTCGACCGGCTCGACGCGGACGTGCGCCCGGAGCCGGACAAGGAGTGGCTCGACCGGCAGGGCGTCGCCCCCGAGGGCTCGTACGAGACCGCCTTCGACGCGGCCCGGGCACGGGTCGCCGCACTCCTCGCGGGCCCCGCGCTGCCCCCGATCACCCCCTACTACACAGCGGAGACGGCTCCCGGGTACCTGCCCGGGATCCTCGCCCGCCACCGCCTCGACGTGACCGCGCCGGAGCCCCGCGACAGCGGGCTGCGCCGGATCGTCCGGGAGGCGGCGCGGGGCGCGTACCGCCACGGCGTGCAGCGCGTGGCCCCCGTCATCCGCCGTCTTGGAGAACTCTGA
- a CDS encoding glycosyltransferase family 2 protein — MVKLSVVVPFFNVQTYAPDTLTSLRANAREDFEFLLVDDCSTDGTPELLERAAREIPGAVLLRHEQNEGLATARNTGLDAARGQYLAFLDGDDWLSPGHYARLVASMDELGCDFLRTDHVRCTGRSRSVRRSPIGRRGEVLRPRDAILPADRTTSVDYPYAWAGMYHRRLLDRGLLHFTPGLRTAEDRPWIWRLHREAESFAAVSTLGIFYRRGVSTSLTQIGDIRQLDFIRAFDQVIEETAKDVDADRLLPKAVRTYCALISHHVSSIERFEPAVAKKLRSMSAAALRRMPQDVLGEALASMDEQRAVVLRKLRRRRAGTVSLPQISGSGVAA, encoded by the coding sequence GTGGTCAAGCTCTCCGTCGTCGTGCCGTTCTTCAACGTGCAGACATATGCCCCCGACACCCTCACAAGCCTGCGTGCCAACGCCCGTGAGGACTTCGAGTTCCTTCTCGTCGACGACTGCTCGACGGACGGGACCCCGGAGCTCCTCGAACGGGCCGCGCGCGAGATCCCGGGGGCCGTCCTCCTCAGACACGAACAGAACGAGGGGCTCGCCACCGCGCGCAACACCGGACTCGACGCGGCCCGTGGCCAGTACCTCGCCTTTCTCGACGGGGACGACTGGCTCTCACCCGGCCACTACGCCCGTCTCGTCGCCTCCATGGACGAGCTGGGCTGCGACTTCCTCCGTACCGACCATGTGCGGTGCACGGGACGCAGCAGGTCGGTGCGCCGGTCCCCGATCGGGCGGCGCGGCGAGGTGCTGCGCCCCCGGGACGCGATCCTGCCGGCCGACCGGACGACCTCGGTGGACTATCCGTACGCCTGGGCGGGGATGTACCACCGGCGGCTGCTCGACCGCGGACTGCTGCACTTCACCCCGGGGCTGCGGACGGCGGAGGACCGGCCCTGGATCTGGAGGCTGCACCGGGAGGCGGAGTCCTTCGCCGCGGTGAGCACACTCGGAATCTTCTACCGGCGTGGAGTGTCCACATCGCTGACGCAGATCGGCGACATCCGGCAACTGGATTTCATCCGCGCATTCGACCAGGTGATCGAGGAAACGGCGAAAGACGTGGATGCGGACCGGCTTCTCCCGAAGGCCGTCCGGACCTATTGCGCGCTTATTTCGCACCACGTCTCCTCCATTGAACGATTCGAACCGGCGGTGGCGAAGAAATTGCGCTCGATGAGTGCGGCGGCGCTGCGGCGCATGCCGCAGGACGTGCTCGGCGAGGCGCTGGCCTCGATGGACGAGCAGCGGGCGGTCGTGCTGCGCAAGCTGCGCCGCCGCCGCGCGGGGACGGTCTCCCTCCCGCAGATCTCGGGCTCGGGGGTCGCCGCGTGA